GCACCTCTTACACATATAACCGGAGACAATAAAGATGAAAGACATAATTTTAGAAAAACAGCTTCAGGCGATTGATATCCTGAAAGAAAAAAACATCGACATGTGGCTGACCTTTGTTCGCGAGAGCGCCTCAATTCATGATCCTGTGCTCGATACCATTGCGGGAGTGAATGTTACCTGGCAGTCGGCGTTTATCCTGACCAAACAGGGGCACAGAAAAGCCATCCTCGGCTCACTCGATATTCAAAACCTCAAAGATATGGGGACATTTGAAGATATTACGGGATATGTTAAATCGATCAGAGAACCGCTTCTCGAGTTTGTGAAATCGGTTGATCCACAGAAAATAGCGATCAATTTTTCGAAAAGCATGAACCTTGCCGACGGACTCACTCTCGGTCTGTATCATGTCCTTCTCGACCATTTTGCAGGAACACCGTATGGAGAAAGACTTGTATCCTCTGAAGATATAGTGTCCTCACTTAGAGGAAGAAAATCTGAAAAAGAATTGAAGATCATGAAAGAGGCTGTAAGAATTACCCTTGAAATTTTTGATGAGACAGGAAAATTCATAACCAAAGGAAGAACCGAAAAGGAAATTGCAGCTTTCATGACCTCGAGAGCCAATGACAGAGGTTATCAGGTTGCATGGGAAGCTGACAGTTGTCCCGCAGTCTTTACGGGTCCCGACACAGCCGGTGCACACGCAGGACCAACAGACCGTAAAGTCGAAGGCGGACACCTTATCAACATCGACTTTGGGATCAACTACAACGGCTACTGCTCCGATCTCCAACGCACATGGTACATCCTCCGCGATGGCGAAACAGATGCTCCTGATGAAGTAAAACGCGGATTTGATGTCCTCAAAACATCAATAACCAAAGCCTCCGAAACCCTTAAACCGGGAGTCACCGGAGTTGAAGTGGACGCCGCTGCCCGTGGACATATCACCAAAAACGGATATGATGAATACCCTCACGGACTCGGCCACCAGGTCGGCAGAGTTGCCCATGATGCAGGTCCGGGCCTCTTCCCAGCATGGGAAAAATACGGAAACCTTCCCTTCATCCCTCTCGAGAAAAATCAGGTTTTCACCATAGAACCCCGCCTCTATGTGGAAAATCACGGAATCGTAACCATTGAGGAAGAAGTGGTCGTCACCGATACCGGCATCGACTGGCTAAGCGAAAGGCAACAAGAGTTATACCTCCTTAAGTGATCTTCTCAGGAATTCGGAGGGGCTGTCTCAGATGGGGCAGCCTTTTTTATTGGTACACCCTCAAGAGTCAGCTATGAACTGTGATCTATAAGTTATAAGCTAACTAAAACTTTTATTCTCGGAAAAGGAGCGACAATCGTCTCGATTGTCCTGCCGATAAGCAACATAAATCAACTCGCTGTCTGAATCAGGATTTACAGGATTAGAGGATTCTCAGGATTCGGCATCCGGGTTTGAAAGCCTTTGTGGTGAAATGTTTTGAACACGATATTCATGATGAGAAAGAATTTTAAGAATAAGCCCTTGTGGCGGCATGTGTGTAGAGTAGTTATGAGCTCTGATCTATGAACTATTAGCTGACCAAAAACTCTCACTTTCAGAAAAGGAGCGACAATCGTCTCGATTGTCCAACCGCAAATCCCGGGAATTCACCTCACGATAAAATTGGAAAATATTACCCAATGGTTAACAACCTTAAAAGCCCTTGTGGCGACATATAGTTAGAACCCCGACGACTAATTTAAAGGGAGCCCTCCGGGCGGCATGTGTAGAATAAATCGACCAATTCCAAGAGAGCCCTTGTGGCGACATATGGGTAGAAACAGCTATGATCTATGAACTCTAAGCTGATCGAAAACTCTCATTTTCAGAAAAGGAGCGACAATCGTCTCGATTGTCAACCGCAAATCCCGCGAATTCACCTCAGGATAAAATTGGAAAAGATTGCCCAATGGTTAACAGCATTAAAAGCCCTCCGGGCGGCATATGGGTGAAAGAATGTCTTGAACACTATTAACATGATTTTGCGGGACTAACAGGATGTCCTTTCGGTTTATTGCCAATTAGAGAGCAAATAAATTTTATAACCATCCGGAAAAAACCATGTTTCGATACTCTATCAGAATATGAACATCAAAAATCAAACAGGACACCAATGAATCTCAACGACAAAGACACAAGAAAATTACTTATCAAGGAAATGCTCGAGAACGCGAGACGTAAAGCTGATCAGAAACAGACTGCGAGCAAAATATTTGATGCGTTAACTAAGCTGTATAATTCAGTCAATTCAAATTCATCGAGACGATGGATCTGGGAGTTGATTCAAAACGCAAAAGATCTTTCTTACGATCAAACACCTGTTGATATAACCGTTGATCTCGAAACCGAAAAGGAGTCCTACCTAAAATTCAAACACAACGGTAAAAACTTCAACATTGATCAGATCACATATCTCGTCAAACAAGTCTCAAGCAAGGACCGTATCGAATCTTCCAAGACAACCGGCAAATTCGGAACAGGGTTTCTTTCAACTCATTTACTCTCCAAAACAATAACAGTGAATGGCATCGTTGATATCGGTGATGACAACTTTTCATCTTTTTCCATCAACATGGACCGTGATGCAGAGTCCCTTGAGGAAATGGTAACCAAAGTCGACCAAGCCCTTAGAGATTTAGACGGGCTGATAGAAACCTCCGAATTCATTGATTTAAACCCGAAAGAATACAATACATCTTTTACTTATCACCTTACCGAAAAAGGGCTGAATTACGCCAAGAACGGCATTTCAGATCTGTCAATGTGTTTACCATATACACTACTTTTTATTGACTCGATTGGTGAAGTAAGCGTACAGCATACCGGAATATCGTATGTACGGAATGGAATCATTCCCGACAACGATATTTCCATCTACACAATTGATGAAAAATATCAGGGAGAAGTGAAAAAGCGATATTTCATTAAACTTGATGAAGATGATGTGGCAATTGCTGTGGAGTTGGAGTTGGACGATTTAGGCAATTACTGTATTAAGGCCATGGACGAATCTTTACCAAAAATATTCTGTGATTTCCCGTTGCTGGGTTCGGAAACCTTTGGTTTACCTTTTGTCATTAATAGTCCCCATTTTAATCCGACCGAACCCAGGGATGGGATATTTTTGGGAGATAACGACACTAAGGAAACTAATGAAAACAAAGCCTTAATGCTGAAGGGCGTGGAGATGTTCGGCATGTTACTTGACTTGTGCTCGGGAAATAAATACGGGTCTTTATACAATTTGGCGAAGATGCATAAACCCAAAGAGTTTGATTGGTTTGATAAAGTTTGGGTCCTTGAAAATATCCACTCAGTTATTAAGGAAATGTTTCTTACTACCCCCCTTATACGGAATATAGTTGGAGACTTGGTCCCCGCTAAAAATCAAGCAGGTGATGTTTGTGTTTTTGTGCCGGCGGCCAAATCAGCAGAACTTAGACTAAGCTTGTATCACTTGCTGACAAATCTAAACTACGCCCCTATTTCACCTTACAGTCTACCTGCAATCGAAGAACTTCCAGAATGGATTTCGATCCTCAGAGATTCTGAATTCACACTCGATCTTCTCGAATTATCAGAAATGCTCGCTAAGTCCAAGACAGTATCTGAATTGGAAGAGAATTTGATTAATCCATGTTCAATATTGTGGTTAAATGATTACTATGAATTACTCAAATCAGATGAGACAACTTCGGTTCAAATTCTCAATCGGAATTGCAGTATTAAAGTTTTTGTTAATCAAAATAATGAATTTCAGCCATATAGCCTGTTGAAGCGCGATAATCAGATTGAGGAAGCGTTAAAAGATGCCCTTGCAATGATCAATAATGATATTAGAAGCACTCTCATCTCTAAAAATTATACAATCAGCGATTGGACTGATTTTGAAGCGCTGAAGAACTCCGATCTGATTGATAAACTAAACAACCATTTGAGAAAGAGTACGGGCGAAATTGACTTGGTCCTTTATCTCACCTCTCTTCTTCCCGAGAATAATGATGAATTCAGGAAATATCGCGATAAAATCTTTAAGCTCACAACCTTTGTAAGGTCAAACTTCCCCACCGCCCTAACAGTAAGTATCATCGATAATTCTCTATGGGAAGAATCCGACAACCGTTTGTTCAGGCTGCTGACGAATGAGATAGCTACATCTAAATCAATAGGAAATTTTGCTTCCGACATTAATAAATCACATGATGATACCTACAAATACCTGACAGATCTCATATCATTTATTGACAGTACAGATTTCTCAAATAATATCAATTTGAGTAAAATTGCAATGTTTCCGGATCAGAATGGTGACTTCCAAATGCCGGGTGATCTCAGTATAGATGGCGGAATTGATGAGGAATTAATCTCGATCTTGGAAGCACTTGGTTGGCCTCTCAGAAGCCGTTTACTCCATAATTTCGTACAAGTACCAAGCGGTTTTATGGAAGTATTGGACTATAAGGGCATGCTCGACGAATTCAATGAGGTTGTAAAGCGAGTATTTAAGTCGGTTGAGAGGACACCTGAAGATCAGGAGACCTACACACGCTTGTATAGCTGGCTCGTTGACAACAGTGATATTTCTGAGGAATTCTTCTCTGAAATATTTGGTAAAAAAGAGCGACTGCTGAGTGATAAAATTATTAGGGATTCCATCGATCGCGCTGCAACACTTTCGAAATTAGAGGAAATTATCGGTGAATCCATCACCTCCGAAATCTTGGAAGACCCGGTTTTCGTAAGAACACTTATTGAATCAATTCAGAGATCAGCCGGTGTTAATTTAGTTTCGGAGACAAGTAAAAACGAAACCTCAATATTCCAAGGTGAAATTCAGGAGCGGGAATATGAGGTGGAAGACCTTAACGAGTTGATGCTCTCCTCCGGGGTGTTCGATGAAGCCGGACTCCAGATACTTCGTTCCAGGTTCAGGTTTGGTAAAAGTATTCAGGACTACAGCCCCTATGAAAGGTTCAGTTGGGTGAAGAATCTGTTAAACCGTGCTGCTGATAATGTGATAAGTAAGCTTTCAAGGGACTCTGATTACGACCTGAGTCATTATAAACGCGACTCAATCACCACCCTGACTAATGTACTCTACAGAGGAAATGAGATATCCATCGTGGTAAGACCTAACGATTATAAAAAAGTGATCATATATTACCAAAGAGAACTCGATCTGCTAAAAGAAACGGATACCCAGTTTTGGGTCGACAATGACTTTGAACAGAAGCAGATCACCATTGGTCATATTCTTGAGGCCATGAGATTGGGCGTTATCTTGAATATTCAATAAATTTTTGGTAGGGGATGATTATCTATCCTCCCCTACTCAAATTATCAGAACACTGATGTAGTCCTGTAAATTAATCTTGAATTATCGCTCAGTCTTTTTATTCTTTTCTCTAAAAATGGTGTAACAAAATCATTAATGATAGTTTGCACAGCACCGATGTCTAAAATTGAAATAGATGTGATTTTATTAATTCCAAGCGAACTGTATGATGTACCCAATGACATACCGCTCATAGTATCCGGTGAAACCAACCACCTGTCATGCAATGGTGTACCGGTATAATCAAATTTATTCACAAAAGTAATCTCATTATCCGGCGCTTCCTCGTCGCAGATCTCTTGCCATAAGTTTTGATACGTATCTCGAAGATCTTCAAAATTTTCATCTTTCTTGTTTACACTAGTTAGGACTTTGACCGAGCTGTTAGGAAGATGAGCCTTAACCAATTTCAAAAAATCGATACTTTTTGGTTCAAAATAGGGATCAATCAAGATGATTTCCTGAGGTTCATTACTTGTAAACCAACCAACAATTGTATCTAATGCCTTTTGACGTTCACCCAAGTTAATCATGGTAGTGCCTGATTGAGTTAGCGAACCAATTTCTTTTTGTTGAATATCTGCCTGATACTCTCTTTCCATCAAGTTGACAAGATTCAAATTTGACATAAGACTTTTCGCCACTTCAACTAATAAAGTATTTGCTTCATTGGTATTTTTATACTTCACTACAAGATTCTGAATGACAAAAGTATACACTATACTCGCTTCATCAAATGGTAGGTTAGAGGCTAATATTATATAGTCTCTTAAGTACTTAAAGGATTTAGGGGTAAACACTCCTGAATTTAATTTCCGAAGGAGGAACTCCGAGAGTTCCGGGAGATACTGAAGTTTCTGTTCCTTAGAATTCTCAAAATCCGCAACAACGCGTATGTGGTTCAGGTGTTTTTTTAGAGATTTGCCTAACTTAGCTCGAGCCGGATCATCATCATAAATTGTTACTAACTTCTCAGCCCAATTTTTATCAATTTTGTAGGCCAGATCAATAAACTCTTTTTGAATTTCGAGATATGCTTCTTCCGAATTTTTAAGGGAGTCAAAAATATTTTTGAGATATGATTTTGATTTTGCTCGATCTATATTTGATAGTACATTCAAGAAAACCTCGAGCCGCTCCATCCGCTCTTCGAATACTGGTATCTGTTCAATAAGGTCGTTTATGTCCCGTACTAATTCTCGAATGAAAGAATCGTCTTTCTCCACATCGCCAACGGATTCAAGAATAGTGCATTTAACGAATGCCAAATCAGATTTGCTTGGGATATTATTTGCTAGACTATTTAAGTTTCGGAGATCTTCTAGAATTAGTTTATTTTTTTTTGGATAGATTCTAGATAGCACAGACCTTAGAAGAATGACATATCCTTCATGTTTTATATTCCGAGTATCTGGAAGCTTACTAGCTATGATAGTGTCAATTTTAGTATGAATATCTATTAATTGCTCTTTCGTGTAGTCTAACTTGTTTTTCGCAATACTATCTAGAAGAGGTGTCAGTATTCCTGTGATAGCATAGTCCTCAGAGTGATACTTAATCAAACTAAGTATTTGCAGGATTGTATTATACTTCAGTTTTCTATCCATTTTCTTAATTTCACACTTATCATCACCTGGACACCTATTCATCATGAATCCAATAACACTGTTAACTATTTGTTTCTTTACCTCCTTGTCTTTAATTTTTGTCAAATCACTTTCGAAGCGTACGGGACTAGTCAAGTAGATAACTCTCGCTGCTTGACGGAAAAGATCCTTGAATGCTGGATTTGAAGCATTATTATCAAGAATCCTAAATATATGATCTTGGACGATCTGATTGAGTTCTACAATTTTATCATTTAGATAAAGGCGCTCTGCAATTAAGACATAAATGGCCAACTGGGAATACTCTGACGGCACCTTGCTGATATTGTTTTTCAAGAAACTCAGAACATCATCAAATACTAATGGATTTTTATCCAATCCAGGTAGACACCTTACCAACAAAGACAGCAATTTATCGATTACCGATAAAGCAACAAAGCTATGATTCTCAATGTTCCTTTTCAAGTCTTCAACATTTGTGAGCAATTTCTTTGAAGTCTCTGTATTCGATTGAACCAAAAGATTAGATACTTTGTAATTCACGACTATTTGTGAATGAACACAGGGAATTTGAGAGATTATGTTTATAAGTGCCTGTTGGTAGTCATTTTTGACCAACCAATCTGCATCCTTGTTTAGAATCAATAGATAAGCATAAGAGTTCAGTAGAAATTCTGTGTTTTGACTTCTCTGTACGACACTTTCCGCCAATCGAATGCAGGAATTTCGAAGGGTTGAATCTATCTCCTCTTCTTGGGACATCCCTCTTAATATCAGAAATGCTGCAGTTTCTTTATCTGACTGTTTTTTAATTTTCTCAAAAAGATACCTGATAATGCCGAATACTAATTCGGAAGCATCCCGGGATAGATAAAGTTTTAGTACGGAGAGATATAAGTCATTAGCACGCTGCTCGGTTAAAAATGGGATAGTTCTTTCGAAAAACATTAGAATGTATTTTTCTTCCAAGGTGATTATTTCTTCTAAAAAAGAATTATAAATGTTTTCGTGCACTGCACTTTCACGCAAACCTATCTCTAGTTGGTCAAAAAACGATCCAATGATCCTATCTTTTAGATTTTTAACATCTGCAGTTTTATGAAGTTGAGAATATTTGTCCAGACTCCGTAAAATAATCAGATATCCATGTAGTCGAGTCGGAAGATCATAAATCTCGGAGGTTACATCCAGGATTTCTTGAT
The nucleotide sequence above comes from Ignavibacteria bacterium. Encoded proteins:
- a CDS encoding aminopeptidase P family protein — encoded protein: MKDIILEKQLQAIDILKEKNIDMWLTFVRESASIHDPVLDTIAGVNVTWQSAFILTKQGHRKAILGSLDIQNLKDMGTFEDITGYVKSIREPLLEFVKSVDPQKIAINFSKSMNLADGLTLGLYHVLLDHFAGTPYGERLVSSEDIVSSLRGRKSEKELKIMKEAVRITLEIFDETGKFITKGRTEKEIAAFMTSRANDRGYQVAWEADSCPAVFTGPDTAGAHAGPTDRKVEGGHLINIDFGINYNGYCSDLQRTWYILRDGETDAPDEVKRGFDVLKTSITKASETLKPGVTGVEVDAAARGHITKNGYDEYPHGLGHQVGRVAHDAGPGLFPAWEKYGNLPFIPLEKNQVFTIEPRLYVENHGIVTIEEEVVVTDTGIDWLSERQQELYLLK